A stretch of the Fusobacterium sp. genome encodes the following:
- the dapD gene encoding 2,3,4,5-tetrahydropyridine-2,6-dicarboxylate N-acetyltransferase: MNLNTAEEIIAFIKNSQKRTPVKAYVNGDMNDIETSAQVFRGTGSYILIGESDEINRVLERYRENITDFYIENDRRNSGVPTLDYRNINARIEPGAVIRDKVTIGNNAVIMMGAVINIGAVIGDGTMIDMGAVLGGRATVGKNCHIGAGAVLAGVVEPPSAKPVIVEDGVLVGANAVIIEGVRIGMGAVVGAGAVVLEDVPAGAVVTGNPARIIKKVDEKTLGKTQLVDDLRK; this comes from the coding sequence ATAAACCTAAATACAGCAGAAGAGATAATAGCATTTATAAAAAATTCACAAAAAAGGACACCAGTAAAAGCATATGTAAATGGAGATATGAATGATATTGAGACTTCAGCACAGGTTTTTAGAGGAACTGGTTCATATATATTGATAGGAGAATCAGATGAAATTAACAGAGTGCTGGAAAGATACAGAGAGAATATAACAGATTTCTATATAGAAAATGACAGAAGAAATTCAGGTGTCCCAACTTTAGACTATAGAAATATAAATGCAAGAATAGAGCCTGGAGCTGTTATAAGGGATAAAGTAACTATTGGAAATAATGCTGTTATCATGATGGGAGCTGTAATAAACATAGGAGCTGTCATTGGAGATGGGACTATGATAGATATGGGAGCAGTCCTTGGTGGAAGAGCTACAGTTGGAAAAAACTGTCATATAGGAGCAGGAGCTGTACTTGCTGGAGTTGTGGAACCACCTTCAGCTAAGCCAGTGATAGTTGAAGATGGTGTCCTTGTGGGAGCTAATGCTGTAATCATAGAAGGTGTAAGAATAGGTATGGGAGCAGTAGTGGGAGCAGGAGCAGTAGTTCTTGAAGATGTTCCAGCAGGAGCAGTGGTTACAGGAAATCCTGCCAGAATAATAAAAAAAGTAGATGAAAAAACATTAGGAAAGACACAGTTAGTAGATGATTTGAGAA
- the dapB gene encoding 4-hydroxy-tetrahydrodipicolinate reductase — MEIIIHGTGAMGRLIKETGENHKDVKITGFADELTAETGDIIIDFSHYSRLESLLDYSKNKSIPLIIATTGYSDEILKKIEETAKKVPVLLSSNMSLGVNLLNDILERIVPVLYENYDIEVIEKHHNKKIDSPSGTAKTLVETIEKSCPERMKEQYGREGNRKREKNEIGIHSFRGGTIVGEHSVLLCGEDEIIEIKHTAMSKKIFAVGALKAAEFLIGKEAGIYTMKDIFENQEER; from the coding sequence ATGGAAATAATAATACATGGAACTGGAGCAATGGGAAGATTGATAAAAGAAACAGGTGAAAATCATAAGGATGTAAAAATAACAGGTTTTGCAGATGAACTGACTGCTGAAACTGGAGATATAATAATAGATTTTTCTCATTATTCAAGATTGGAATCTCTTTTGGATTATTCTAAAAATAAAAGTATACCTCTGATTATTGCAACTACTGGATATTCAGATGAGATATTGAAGAAGATAGAGGAAACAGCTAAAAAAGTTCCTGTACTTCTCTCTTCAAATATGTCTTTAGGAGTAAATCTTTTAAATGATATTCTTGAAAGAATAGTTCCAGTACTTTATGAAAATTATGATATAGAAGTAATAGAAAAACATCATAATAAAAAGATTGATTCTCCAAGCGGAACAGCTAAAACTTTAGTTGAAACTATAGAGAAAAGCTGTCCAGAAAGGATGAAAGAGCAGTATGGGAGAGAAGGTAATAGAAAAAGAGAGAAAAATGAGATAGGAATTCATTCTTTTAGAGGGGGGACTATTGTGGGAGAGCATTCAGTCCTTTTATGCGGAGAAGATGAAATTATAGAGATAAAACACACAGCAATGTCTAAAAAGATATTTGCTGTTGGAGCTTTAAAGGCAGCTGAATTTCTTATTGGAAAGGAAGCAGGAATATATACTATGAAAGATATTTTTGAAAATCAGGAGGAAAGATGA